One Caretta caretta isolate rCarCar2 chromosome 6, rCarCar1.hap1, whole genome shotgun sequence genomic region harbors:
- the TESMIN gene encoding tesmin: MPKCERRCVSQEREETSVNLIANHSQWEQRSAEPADAADERLTKKNFDLEKLDIPKEKNRCEQTEIPTVAMENQILLGGISSTEDGFITEIFSQNRPFSSENLNFENTIINKPGEEGFHSSQDSHLSTMAVGETLLDQFKYPLTIESQNTILKVKIQPLVEDNHDNEILGKCQKLQDLNPSEEAKHTYPPCPLSHSYNVHFLSSLMMQHRNSNDLSLSTCPPEGTINQNVRMIPVFRPLLDPVTGANNCICYDQFKGMLNSCVQSQALPNSSDEPCSEVSTLPQTSAPVCDELAEVREAIVSNMANNQKEAVFQNSKAGETSCKLLTTQNVMEDPSCSHRKDSNPVVICQLKGGTQILCINNSGTRELKTVHLVPQYQNQHNYLQSDVPNPMTTLLGQLLPIPGKVDLNEQQLENGSLQSVASSVTFQSEGNLQGPTKMTLVGLPLSSWDTKSKKPCNCTKSQCLKLYCDCFANGDFCNNCNCNNCYNNPFHETERFKAIKACLDRNPEAFLPKIGKGKLGDIKPRHNKGCNCKRSGCLKNYCECFEAKIMCSSICKCIGCKNYEESPDRKTLMNMPNYTEIRNNEGNILVSTSTFDMLSKSRRDRQPTTCISWEVVEATCACLLAQAEEAEKEAYSLCLAEQMILEEFGRCLSQILHSEFKSKGLTVE; encoded by the exons ATGAAAGACTTACCAAGAAGAATTTTGATCTAGAAAAGTTAGATATCCCCAAAGAGAAAAacagatgtgaacaaactgaGATTCCAACTGTGGCTATGGAAAATCAGATACTGCTTGGTGGAATTTCAAGTACAGAAGATGGATTTATCACTGAAATATTTAGTCAAAATAGGCCATTTAGTTCTGAAAACCTTAACTTTGAAAATACAATAATTAATAAACCTGGTGAAGAAGGGTTTCACTCCAGTCAAGACAGTCATTTATCCACTATGGCTGTTGGAGAAACTTTGCTGGATCAATTCAAATACCCTCTTACTATTGAAAGTCAAAATACAATACTCAAGGTCAAAATACAGCCACTTGTAGAAGACAATCATGATAATGAAATCCTTGGAAAATGTCAGAAGCTACAAGACCTAAATCCTTCAGAAGAAGCTAAACATACATATCCACCTTGTCCACTGTCGCACTCATACAATGTCCATTTTCTGTCTTCCTTAATGATGCAACATAGAAATTCTAATGATTTGTCACTAAGTACCTGCCCTCCAGAAGGAACAATCAATCAAAATGTCAGAATGATACCA GTATTCAGACCGCTACTAGATCCAGTTACTGGTGCGAATAATTGTATTTGTTATGACCAATTCAAAGGAATGCTTAATAGTTGTGTACAGTCACAAGCCTTGCCAAATAGCTCCGATG AACCTTGCAGTGAGGTCAGCACTTTACCTCAGACTAGTGCTCCTGTCTGTGATGAACTT gcgGAAGTAAGAGAGGCAATTGTTAGTAATATGGCTAATAACCAAAAGGAAGCAGTTTTTCAGAATTCAAAGGCAGGAGAAACCAGCTGCAAGTTACTGACTACACAAAACGTAATGGAGGACCCCAGCTGTTCACACAGAAAAGATTCCAATCCAGTG GTGATCTGCCAGTTGAAAGGAGGTACTCAAATACTCTGTATAAACAATTCTGGCACAAGAGAATTAAAAACAGTTCATCTGGTTCCCCAGTATCAAAACCAACATAATTATCTTCAGTCAG ATGTGCCTAACCCTATGACAACTCTGCTGGGACAATTGTTACCAATTCCAGGTAAAGTGGATCTCAATGAACAACAG CTTGAGAATGGATCCTTACAATCAGTAGCTAGCAGTGTCACATTCCAATCGGAAGGAAATCTTCAAGGGCCAACAAAAATGACTTTAGTTGG ATTGCCTCTTAGTTCATGGGATACAAAGTCTAAAAAACCATGTAACTGTACCAAATCTCAGTGTTTGAAATT ATATTGCGATTGCTTTGCCAATGGTGATTTTTGCAACAACTGCAACTGTAATAATTGTTACAACAATCCATTTCATGAAACTGAGCGGTTTAAAGCTATTAAG GCTTGTCTTGATAGAAACCCAGAAGCTTTCCTACCAAAGATTGGGAAAGGGAAACTGGGGGATATTAAACCTCGCCACAACAAAGGATGTAATTGCAAGCGCTCAGGGTGCCTTAAGAATTATTGTGAGTGCTTTGAG gcGAAAATTATGTGTTCCTCTATTTGCAAATGCATTGGTTGCAAAAATTATGAAGAAAGCCCAGATCGAAAAACACTAATGAACATGCCAAACTACACAGAGATTAGAAATAATGAAGGAAACATCCTTGTTTCAACATCTACATTTGATATGTTATCAAAATCTAGACGAGACAG gCAACCTACTACATGTATATCCTGGGAAGTAGTTGAAGCAACGTGTGCTTGTCTCCTGGCACAAGCTgaagaggcagaaaaagaagcTTACTCTCTTTGTCTAGCAGAACAAATGATCTTGGAAGAGTTTGGGAGATGCTTATCACAAATTCTACATTCAGAATTTAAGTCCAAAGGGCTGACAGTTGAGTAA